In one window of Zygosaccharomyces rouxii strain CBS732 chromosome E complete sequence DNA:
- the FAR8 gene encoding Far8p (similar to uniprot|Q05040 Saccharomyces cerevisiae YMR029C FAR8 Protein involved in G1 cell cycle arrest in response to pheromone in a pathway different from the Far1p-dependent pathway interacts with Far3p Far7p Far9p Far10p and Far11p): MNSQFPMHPTYTLPGIMHYLQTEFTKNERDRISWELERSEMKARIAHLEGENKDLRYRLMKLDPNPEPEILRTLDKSDTSPLIKSKAAVQENVKEIIYLFKSPNLGSQMETLNEKKDPVHELEKMGFNQSRDNQSQPLVDNDNAEHQRIDLHQVDSLQEVTQHEDLGGAEIDERSDAGTVVVGSENEQQEAEESSDFTKRHRSSSLFTSEKVQPLDAKEEQPQEERVSLVQGSTDRSAIVRLKVHGNKVIAYSKSGELSQRFVNKSLDWENDQYHKYEGLSSELLDIFWVDNEKFLTLDNEGIKLRKTTVEDHPIAALKLFGENLQFNQVNAWDFKNSWLLLALKGRIYLKEISISPDSSKISIGKSYYFNTNKKVWDAKFGMTEKSLIVLNRNPDELVIYSFQGKQLQKIDIRKHLSKNIASDSDAMLYLNKKSSKLLILIQELLLIYSFDQKKIILKQSLRSQPTSVIFNSPKDYVALAYDDGYIELRNIKDFNSVIKRYNHVNDEVELDENTQSLMDSGLRPMDRNPIVLQDTEIDNHKVIISADNSGRMKLNEIQELGEN, encoded by the coding sequence ATGAATAGCCAATTTCCCATGCATCCAACCTATACATTACCTGGCATAATGCATTATTTGCAAACGGAATTTACCAAGAACGAACGTGACAGAATTTCTTgggaattggaaagatcaGAAATGAAGGCACGTATTGCCCACTTAGAAGGTGAAAATAAAGATTTGAGGTATaggttgatgaaattggatccaaatcCCGAACCAGAAATACTAAGAACACTCGATAAAAGCGATACCTCACCACTGATCAAATCAAAGGCTGCCGTGCAGGAAAATGTCAAGGAAATCATATACCTTTTTAAAAGTCCTAATCTAGGCTCTCAAATGGAAACTTTAAATGAGAAGAAGGATCCTGTTcatgaattggaaaaaatggGGTTTAATCAGAGTAGAGATAATCAATCTCAGCCTCTAGTCGATAACGATAATGCAGAACACCAAAGAATAGATTTGCATCAAGTGGATTCGCTACAGGAGGTGACACAACATGAAGATTTAGGAGGCgctgaaattgatgaaagatCGGACGCCGGTACTGTTGTAGTTGGGTCAGAAAATGAACAACAGGAAGCAGAGGAGTCCTCGGACTTCACCAAACGTCATCGTTCTTCGTCTTTATTCACATCCGAAAAAGTTCAGCCTTTAGATGCTAAGGAGGAACAGCCGCAGGAGGAAAGAGTTAGTTTAGTACAGGGAAGCACTGATCGCTCTGCAATTGTTAGATTAAAAGTTCACGGTAATAAAGTAATAGCATATTCGAAATCAGGTGAGTTGAGCCAAAGGTTTGTTAACAAATCTTTGGATTGGGAAAATGATCAATACCATAAGTATGAAGGTTTATCATCCGAATTATTAGACATCTTTTGGGTGGacaatgaaaaattcttaacATTAGATAATGAAGGTATCAAATTGCGGAAGACAACAGTGGAAGATCACCCGATTGCTGCTCTAAAattatttggtgaaaatttgCAATTTAATCAGGTAAATGCATGggatttcaaaaacagCTGGCTGTTATTGGCGCTAAAGGGAAGAatatatttgaaagaaatttcaatatcacCTGATTCTTCGAAGATCTCCATAGGTAAGAGTTATTACTTTAACACAAACAAGAAGGTTTGGGATGCTAAATTTGGCATGACTGAAAAAAGTCTAATCGTTCTCAACAGGAACCCTGATGAGCTGGTCATATACAGCTTCCAAGGTAAACAACTGCAGAAAATTGATATTAGGAAACATCTTTCGAAAAATATTGCATCTGATTCAGATGCGATGTtatatttgaataaaaaaagtTCTAAATTGTTAATATTGATTCAGGAATTGTTGCTGATATATTCATTTGATCAGAAGAAAATTATTTTGAAACAGTCCCTAAGATCACAACCAACAAGTgtaattttcaattctccAAAAGATTACGTTGCATTGGCATACGATGATGGTTATAttgaattgagaaatatcaaggatttcaattctgtaATTAAAAGGTACAATCACGTCAATGATGAAGtggaattggatgaaaataCACAATCACTTATGGATTCGGGTCTAAGACCAATGGATAGAAACCCAATTGTCTTGCAAGATACGGAAATCGATAACCATAAGGTCATAATTTCGGCGGATAATAGCGGaagaatgaaattaaacGAAATTCAGGAATTGGGAGAAAATTAA
- the NUP120 gene encoding Nup120p (similar to uniprot|P35729 Saccharomyces cerevisiae YKL057C NUP120 Subunit of the Nup84p subcomplex of the nuclear pore complex (NPC) required for even distribution of NPCs around the nuclear envelope involved in establishment of a normal nucleocytoplasmic concentration gradient of the GTPase Gsp1p), translating into MLLLSKVDADLLQLKDSAVDENVINLYLGNSENGISHGVKNSDDDIRSSFASTVELSNSNHISYHLSMANTVITLYPVEKNLFNKTINLFLPEPTMNQHHTLTIQEFNGCLLINTILQNGIYLLIELPLKYIFSPNERLDHDWFKAFNPYDFTVRVPHLLFSVSPQFLVAFLDDGGLLGLKQLNDTDVEPILFNDNSYLQSITSLFSGRNSHRSEKAVSCILYEQRYLVILTQHCHLRIWDITTFSLVQDYDFSKEHHFENVDISSYENPGRFMSLFSNYLMVYLPFGNGIFEIGTLTPGGRGRINFTSKGVFAANLSSSSIWSLVDMTLLKPLDLNLTYSYANLVVLWKSGTVSKLQILNILDQDLQAHEWIEATNRSLSDIESEQDLNVNSDAEKGLFNLKSRYESRLFERAQKILNENNIIMLPGESELMDYLANLETVLKDLKSKSDEVSSLTIYRDEIILVNSLQKYNHSVYKTNTPLENIYYNIHSELNDDELTRYLKTLHGFSSTISKDVLKDVSERFIGIVSGAVAGNLSPNEKFTDIFKTCLENKFELSNLKLLFNELSSFDIIPTLNEFIENNLEPSVVNPSEFVDSITMDSLATVVTLEGLRQQVTIQRHFVLQILLTFAFLDFDFTAFEKQITSLLDYHFKQSLFLELFNIDKSLLAKELLTRTTDHGCGINLLSYTELHNYLKYALSEFYESPISMSPYFLGFYKSFILESGVSNKQNLLSPKFLLQNVGWPFHVRGNKVQEFLIATILFSCEQYGQAFDYFHLHDYPDTIADSLPDCLKELQDNDSSSIWAPLIFSFTVPYKHSSFEYELSLLFADIGNYEYALKSIKRSIEYSMKDISIDEPHDFKQAQIVQYLDLLFYFDMFAEALDVLRLSPVLSREVKTNYYRSILESTQQSGPFFATLLKLCHSNDKGPLYLPPDDYQIIDKIILSHSRENNWTNLKKLYSFRVVNKHERSAVEALYEYVQKAGYDPETKRKCFLLIINTLSTFDDEQDQWLLNGCNIVTLGELKAELRRL; encoded by the coding sequence ATGCTATTACTATCTAAAGTTGATGCAGATCTACTTCAATTGAAGGACAGTGcagttgatgaaaatgttATCAATTTATACCTTGGAAACTCAGAAAATGGTATAAGTCACGGTGTTAAAAATtcagatgatgatattagAAGCAGTTTCGCCTCTACTGTGGAACTTTCCAATAGCAATCATATCTCTTACCATCTGTCCATGGCTAACACCGTTATAACACTATATCCTGTGGAAAAAAACCTTTTTAACAAGACTATCAATTTATTTTTACCTGAGCCTACGATGAATCAACACCATACGTTAACGATTCAAGAATTCAATGGATGTCTGTTAATTAATACGATATTGCAAAACGGTATTTACCTTTTAATTGAGCTGCCGTTGAAATACATCTTTTCTCCAAACGAACGTCTCGATCACGACTGGTTTAAGGCTTTCAATCCTTATGATTTCACCGTCAGAGTTCCACACTTGTTGTTCTCTGTATCACCCCAATTTTTAGTGGCATTTTTGGATGATGGTGGACTGCTCGGATTGAAACAATTGAACGATACTGACGTGGAACCCATTTTATTCAATGATAATTCTTATTTGCAAAGTATTACTAGTTTGTTTTCTGGCAGGAATTCTCATAGATCTGAAAAGGCAGTCAGCTGTATTTTGTATGAACAAAGATACCTAGTCATTTTGACTCAACATTGTCATTTGAGAATATGGGATATTACGACTTTCAGCTTGGTACAAGATTATGACTTTTCTAAAGAGcaccattttgaaaatgtaGATATAAGTTCCTATGAAAACCCTGGTCGTTTTATGTCGTTATTCAGTAACTATCTGATGGTGTATCTTCCCTTTGGGAATGGTATCTTTGAAATAGGAACTTTGACTCCTGGTGGCAGAGGAAGAATTAATTTTACTAGTAAGGGGGTCTTTGCCGCCAATCTTTCCTCCTCCTCTATATGGTCTCTGGTCGATATGACACTCCTCAAGCCTCTCGACCTCAATTTGACCTACAGTTACGCTAATCTAGTTGTATTGTGGAAAAGTGGTACGGTAAGCAAATTACAGATCTTGAACATTTTAGACCAGGACTTACAAGCCCATGAATGGATAGAAGCGACGAATAGATCTCTAAGCGATATTGAATCGGAACAAGACTTGAATGTCAATAGCGATGCTGAAAAAGGCCTttttaatttgaaatctcGCTATGAATCACGtctttttgaaagagcTCAGAAAATCTTGAATGAAAATAACATTATAATGCTCCCTGGTGAATCAGAATTAATGGACTATTTGGCCAATTTAGAGACTGTTTTGAAAGACCTAAAGAGCAAGTCTGATGAAGTATCTTCTCTGACAATCTATAGGGATGAGATAATTTTGGTTAACAGTTTGCAAAAATACAACCATTCAGTTTACAAGACCAATACACCCCTGGAAAATATTTATTATAACATCCACAGTGAATTAAATGATGACGAATTAACTAGATATTTGAAAACACTACATGGGTTCTCCTCCACGATATCTAAGGATGTGCTCAAGGATGTTTCTGAAAGGTTCATTGGAATTGTAAGTGGTGCTGTTGCTGGGAATTTATCAcccaatgaaaaatttaccGATATATTCAAAACTTGCCTTGAAAACAAATTCgaactttccaatttaaaGCTTTTATTCAATGAGTTGAGCTCATTTGATATCATCCCTACACTGAAtgaatttattgaaaacaatTTGGAACCCTCGGTGGTTAACCCCAGTGAATTCGTGGATTCGATAACTATGGATAGTTTAGCAACTGTGGTCACATTGGAAGGCCTGCGTCAACAAGTCACCATTCAGCGTCACTTTGTTTTGCAGATACTGTTAACTTTTGCCTTCCTAGATTTCGATTTTACGgcttttgaaaaacagATTACATCTCTATTGGACTACCATTTTAAACAATCTCTTTTCTTGGAATTGTTCAACATTGATAAGTCATTATTGGCAAAGGAATTGTTAACTAGAACTACAGATCACGGGTGTGGTATAAATCTGCTGTCCTACACCGAATTGCAtaattatttgaaatatgcACTATCTGAATTTTATGAAAGCCCCATATCGATGAGTCCCTATTTCTTGGGTTTCTACAAATCCTTCATTTTAGAATCTGGTGTTTCTAACAAGCAAAATTTGCTCTCTCCTAAATTTTTGTTACAAAACGTAGGTTGGCCATTCCATGTTCGTGGTAATAAAGTACAAGAATTTCTCATAGCGACAATCTTGTTTTCCTGTGAGCAATATGGTCAAGCATTTGATTATTTCCATTTGCATGATTATCCTGATACAATTGCAGATTCCTTACCTGATTGTTTGAAAGAACTTCAAGACAACGATTCGAGTAGCATCTGGGCAcctttgatcttttcattcACGGTTCCTTACAAGCATTCAAGTTTCGAATACGAATTGTCTCTACTTTTCGCAGATATTGGCAATTATGAATATGCTCtcaaatctatcaaaagATCTATCGAATATTCTATGAAAGATATTAGCATTGATGAACCTCATGATTTCAAACAGGCTCAAATAGttcaatatttggatttactTTTCTATTTCGATATGTTTGCCGAAGCTCTCGATGTATTAAGATTGAGCCCTGTTTTATCACGAGAAGTGAAAACCAACTACTATAGATCAATTTTGGAGAGTACACAACAAAGTGGGCCATTTTTTGCTACGTTATTAAAACTGTGTCATTCTAATGATAAGGGTCCACTATATTTACCACCAGACGATTACCAAATAATAGACAAGATCATATTATCACATAGTAGAGAGAATAATTGGactaatttgaaaaaactcTACAGTTTCCGTGTAGTTAATAAGCATGAAAGATCAGCAGTGGAGGCACTCTATGAATATGTTCAAAAAGCAGGTTATGATCCTGAGACAAAGAGAAAATGTTTTCTGTTGATAATCAATACGTTATCAACGTTTGACGATGAACAAGATCAGTGGTTGCTCAATGGTTGTAATATTGTAACACTAGGTGAACTAAAAGCTGAACTCCGAAGGCTTTaa
- the DEF1 gene encoding DNA damage-responsive RNA polymerase-degradation factor DEF1 (some similarities with uniprot|P35732 Saccharomyces cerevisiae YKL054C DEF1 RNAPII degradation factor forms a complex with Rad26p in chromatin enables ubiquitination and proteolysis of RNAPII): MSAQSRKSNSHNGKNSRVNPEIKFKLETLTELFPDWTNDDLIDLVHEYDDLETIIDKITSGAVTRWDEVKKPSKKERLEKRLEQQQQLQKEQQQHQLQQQHYHAQDLDGHHGGSSSHHHTKAGQGSGSRYSRDNNGTHSSSGGSNAKSKKQQQQQQQQQNGKPSLPSDNARAAISRGKPASGGGSWAAVASSDSKKHQQEEEEEEDQQQQRPESSPEEPSATTVQASETKTDGVEASASATSTAQSSTHATATASTGNAAHNEKPKKMSWAAIAAPKPKVVQKKQSSLNNVGGLKKEINEVAKETETPAAGQAQREPVSETNDKATNNQGKKADAQHEDTASKLSEQQQQQQEQLQAQQQEQQQTQQQDQSPIEFQSQGTNQEDTAQHNRPEEQKDTREITSNQVQIDEQEVAATSEPQEPSQTAQAVATEVNDGSKVKQQQQQPTVGVEAGKPQQQQQQEAYYQQQQQQQQQQQQQYFAQQQQYAQSQTPQHAPQQLSGQQAAVGQPNANANASANANAAAAATAAQQQYYMYQNQFPGYTYPGMFDSPSYAYGQQQAYQQPSQPSAQAGFGTGTASQYSIPQGYAAAPAADMTTASTATASPVAGHAQPQQQQPYGGSFLPYYAHFYQQSFPYAQPQYGMAGQYPYQVPKAGYNYYQPQRQTQGRNVQQGQQSPGHSPSQQGEDVQQQSQPTQQNQLQNGQQPLNPQQLQFQQYYQFQQQQQAAAAAAAAAAAQQGLPYGYTGYDYTSQASRGFY, from the coding sequence ATGTCGGCGCAATCTAGGAAATCAAATAGTCATAACGGAAAGAACTCGAGGGTAAATCCagaaatcaaattcaaattaGAGACTCTAACAGAACTGTTTCCTGACTGGACCAATGACGATCTAATTGATTTGGTTCATGAAtatgatgatttggaaacAATAATTGATAAGATTACATCTGGTGCTGTGACTAGGTGGGACGAAGTAAAGAAACCATCTAAAAAGGAAAGACTAGAAAAACGACTagagcaacaacagcagctgCAAAAGGAACAGCAGCAACACcaactacaacaacaacattATCATGCACAAGACCTGGATGGACACCATGGTGGTAGCAGCTCACATCATCATACAAAGGCAGGACAAGGTTCGGGTTCTAGGTATTCCAGGGATAATAATGGTACTCACAGTAgtagtggtggtagtaaTGCAAAGAGTAAaaagcaacaacagcaacaacaacaacaacaaaacgGTAAACCATCGTTGCCATCCGATAATGCAAGGGCAGCGATTTCTCGCGGGAAGCCTGCATCGGGCGGTGGTTCCTGGGCGGCAGTGGCATCTTCCGATTCTAAAAAGCatcaacaagaagaagaggaagaggaagatcAGCAACAGCAACGACCAGAGAGTTCGCCAGAAGAACCATCAGCGACAACGGTACAGGCATCTGAGACTAAGACTGATGGCGTAGAGgcttcagcttcagctACTAGCACGGCACAAAGTTCTACTCATGCAACAGCTACTGCTTCGACAGGCAATGCAGCACATAATGAAAAACCTAAAAAGATGTCTTGGGCTGCCATAGCAGCACCAAAACCAAAGGTAGTTCAAAAGAAGCAATCATCACTAAACAATGTGGGTGGTCTCAAGAAAGAGATCAATGAAGTTGCAAAGGAAACTGAGACTCCCGCCGCGGGCCAGGCACAGAGGGAACCCGTTTCAGAGACAAATGATAAGGCAACTAACAACCAGGGCAAGAAGGCCGATGCTCAACATGAAGATACTGCCTCTAAATTATcagaacaacaacaacaacaacaggaacaacTACAAgcacaacaacaagaacaacaacaaacaCAACAACAAGACCAGAGTCCAATTGAATTCCAATCTCAGGGTACAAATCAAGAGGACACTGCACAACACAACAGAccagaagaacaaaaggaCACCAGAGAAATTACTAGTAACCAAGTACAAATtgatgaacaagaagtGGCAGCCACTTCTGAACCACAAGAACCTTCTCAAACTGCTCAGGCAGTTGCTACTGAAGTCAACGATGGTTCTAAAGTaaagcaacaacaacaacagccaACTGTTGGTGTTGAAGCCGGTAAAccacagcaacaacaacaacaagaggCTTACTAccagcaacaacagcagcaacagcagcaacaacagcagcagtaCTTTgctcaacaacagcagtaCGCTCAAAGCCAGACCCCTCAACATGCTCCACAGCAATTGTCTGGTCAACAGGCTGCAGTTGGTCAACCAAACGCAAACGCAAATGCAAGTGCAAATGCAAATGCTGCCGCTGCTGCCACTGCTGCTCAACAACAGTACTACATGtatcaaaatcaattccCTGGATACACTTATCCAGGTATGTTTGATTCTCCAAGTTACGCCTACGGTCAGCAACAAGCTTATCAACAACCATCACAACCATCTGCTCAAGCAGGTTTTGGCACTGGTACTGCAAGTCAATACAGTATTCCACAAGGTTATGCAGCTGCACCTGCCGCTGACATGACAACCGCAAGTACTGCTACGGCTTCACCTGTTGCTGGTCACGCtcaaccacaacaacaacaaccatATGGTGGTTCTTTCTTACCTTACTATGCTCATTTCTACCAACAATCCTTCCCTTATGCTCAACCTCAATACGGCATGGCTGGTCAATATCCATACCAAGTGCCAAAGGCTGGTTACAACTACTACCAACCACAGAGACAAACCCAAGGTAGAAATGTTCAACAAGGTCAACAAAGTCCCGGTCACTCACCATCCCAACAGGGTGAAGATGTTCAACAACAATCTCAACCAACTCAACAGAATCAACTGCAAAACGGTCAACAACCTTTGAACCCACAACAGTTGCAATTCCAACAGTACTATCAATTccaacaacagcaacaagctgctgctgccgcCGCCGCCGCTGCCGCCGCTCAGCAAGGCTTGCCATATGGTTACACTGGTTACGACTACACTTCTCAGGCTTCAAGAGGCTTTTACTAA
- the OAR1 gene encoding 3-oxoacyl-[acyl-carrier-protein] reductase (NADPH) (similar to uniprot|P35731 Saccharomyces cerevisiae YKL055C OAR1 Mitochondrial 3-oxoacyl-[acyl-carrier-protein] reductase may comprise a type II mitochondrial fatty acid synthase along with Mct1p), translated as MVHLEPVAIVTGATRGIGKAIVQKLSSQGISCICIGSSRESIAGIKLGDHLQSVKENQRHRSLAIDLSQWPQWVAQKSHFGIEYYPQRLESMFPLMGFNSWNSPHQRYCLSLVVNCAGTTQSSISLRTSTEEMQRIMNINFLSTVSMCDLATRSMIRQRSHSGALPLQIVNISSVLGETELAVKGTSIYSASKAAISHYSKVLSQEVSNWGIRVNTIAPGLVNGTDMIKGLDDTAQTALMNLMATSNRRSTPQEIASSVWSIYSDGNYK; from the coding sequence ATGGTTCATTTAGAACCCGTTGCCATTGTTACTGGTGCCACCAGGGGTATTGGTAAGGCAATTGTGCAAAAACTTTCAAGTCAAGGTATTTCCTGTATATGTATTGGGTCGTCAAGGGAATCCATTGCAGGGATTAAATTGGGGGACCATCTTCAAAGCGTAAAAGAAAACCAAAGGCATAGATCCCTAGCGATAGATTTATCACAGTGGCCACAATGGGTCGCACAGAAGAGTCATTTTGGGATTGAATATTATCCACAAAGGTTAGAATCTATGTTCCCATTGATGGGTTTCAATTCGTGGAACTCACCTCATCAACGCTATTGTCTAAGTCTAGTGGTAAATTGTGCTGGTACTACTCAAAGCTCAATAAGTCTAAGAACTTCAACTGAGGAGATGCAACGGATAATGAATATTAATTTTTTGAGTACAGTCTCCATGTGTGATTTGGCAACAAGATCTATGATTCGTCAACGTAGTCATTCGGGCGCTCTACCTTTACAGATAGTAAACATCTCATCAGTTCTTGGTGAAACAGAGCTAGCAGTAAAAGGTACGTCCATCTACAGTGCATCAAAGGCAGCAATTTCTCATTACTCAAAAGTGCTGTCACAAGAAGTCTCTAATTGGGGAATCCGTGTGAATACTATTGCGCCGGGATTAGTCAACGGTACTGACATGATCAAGGGACTAGATGATACAGCTCAAACGGCACTGATGAATCTGATGGCAACTAGTAACCGCAGATCAACGCCTCAAGAGATTGCATCGAGCGTCTGGTCCATTTACAGTGATGGTAATTATAAATGA
- the TMA19 gene encoding Tma19p (highly similar to uniprot|P35691 Saccharomyces cerevisiae YKL056C RBF18 Hypothetical ORF) — protein sequence MIIYKDIFSGDELLSDAYDVSEVEGAVYEADCSMVKVGGENIDIGANPSSEGGEEGVEDSAEVVNNVVHSFRLQQTGFDKKSFVSYIKGYMKAVKAKLQETNPDAIPVFEKGAQAYVKKILGSFNDWEFFTGESMDPDAMVVMLNYREDGVTPFVAIWKHGVSEEKI from the coding sequence ATGATTATCTACAAGGACATTTTCTCTGGTGACGAATTGTTGTCTGATGCTTACGACGTCAGCGAAGTCGAAGGTGCTGTTTACGAAGCTGACTGTTCCATGGTGAAGGTCGGTGGTGAAAACATCGATATCGGTGCTAACCCATCATCTGAAGGTGGTGAGGAAGGTGTTGAAGACAGTGCTGAAGTTGTTAACAACGTTGTCCACTCTTTCCGTTTGCAACAAACTGGTTTCGACAAAAAATCCTTCGTTTCTTACATCAAGGGTTACATGAAGGCTGTCAAGGCTAAATTGCAAGAAACCAACCCAGACGCCATCCCTGTCTTTGAAAAGGGTGCTCAAGCTTATGTCAAGAAGATCTTGGGTTCTTTCAACGACtgggaatttttcaccGGTGAATCTATGGACCCAGATGCTATGGTTGTTATGTTGAACTACCGTGAAGACGGTGTCACTCCATTCGTTGCCATCTGGAAACACGGTGTCtctgaagaaaagatctaA
- the MDM35 gene encoding Mdm35p (highly similar to uniprot|O60200 Saccharomyces cerevisiae YKL053C-A MDM35 Mitochondrial Distribution and Morphology Similar to human sequence predicted by GENSCAN) yields the protein MGNVMSASFAPECTELKKKYDDCFNEWYSEKFLKGKSVENECSEQWYSYTACVDAHLIKQGIKPALDEARKEAPFEEGGAIKDED from the coding sequence ATGGGTAACGTAATGTCGGCTAGTTTTGCACCTGAATGCActgaattaaagaaaaaatacgACGACTGCTTTAACGAATGGTATAGTGAGAAATTCCTCAAGGGTAAATCCGTTGAAAACGAATGTTCTGAACAGTGGTACAGCTATACAGCCTGTGTTGATGCCCATCTCATTAAGCAGGGCATAAAGCCTGCCCTCGATGAGGCTCGTAAGGAAGCGCCCTTCGAGGAAGGAGGTGCCATTAAGGATGAGGATTAG